Proteins co-encoded in one Leptodactylus fuscus isolate aLepFus1 chromosome 4, aLepFus1.hap2, whole genome shotgun sequence genomic window:
- the ACOT13 gene encoding acyl-coenzyme A thioesterase 13 produces the protein MSALTMSTLRALFKAVGEGPGFDRVLSKLQLVSASPGKVVCELKVDEEHTNRGGTMHGGLTATLVDMVSTVALLHTERGAPGVSVDMNITYMNAAKIGESVLITAQVLKQGRTLAFATVDLVNKETGKLIAQGRHTKHLGS, from the exons ATGAGTGCTTTAACGATGAGTACGTTACGAGCGCTGTTTAAAGCTGTGGGAGAAGGACCAGGATTTGACCGAGTTTTGAGCAAG CTCCAGCTCGTGTCTGCAAGTCCCGGTAAAGTTGTTTGTGAGCTGAAGGTTGATGAGGAGCACACAAATCGAGGTGGCACGATGCATGGCGGCTTAACGGCTACTTTGGTTGACATGGTTTCCACTGTTGCTTTGTTGCACACAGAAAGAGGCGCTCCAGGAGTTAGTGTGGATATGAATATCAC GTACATGAATGCTGCCAAAATTGGAGAATCTGTTCTCATCACTGCACAAGTTTTGAAGCAAGGAAGAACACTCGCCTTTGCAACTGTAGATTTGGTTAATAAAGAGACAGGGAAACTAATAGCACAAGGAAGACACACAAAACATCTTGGAAGTTAG
- the TDP2 gene encoding tyrosyl-DNA phosphodiesterase 2 has protein sequence MELDGAAAGRLVLERERTCAEFASIAGCDLAVAQCYLAENDWELERAINSFFEPGVEIPPKAETSTNLTNSVKPENMPTTLSDTCIDLTDDTPVVKEQTSAAANPPTLEKEDESHITLLTWNVDGIDQSNLGERARGVCSYLALYSPDVIFLQEVIPPYYEYLKKRAVSYTIITGNEDGYFTAIMLKKSRVKLISHEIVPFPSTVMMRNLLVANVNICGHNICLMTSHLESTKEYSKERMKQLRIVLKKIQEVPPSTTVIFGGDTNLRDKEVEQIGGLPDNTLDIWEFLGKPERCRYTWDTKINNNLRLPYASRLRFDRIFYRTAVDGSQVVPQSLDLIGTEKLDCGRFPSDHWGLFCDFDVIL, from the exons ATGGAGCTGGACGGTGCTGCTGCGGGGAGGCTTGTGCTGGAGCGGGAACGCACATGTGCAGAGTTCGCCAGCATTGCGGGCTGTGACCTGGCTGTGGCACAATGTTACCTGGCAGAAAATGACTGGGAGCTTGAA AGGGCGATAAATTCTTTCTTTGAACCCGGAGTGGAGATCCCTCCAAAGGCAGAAACTTCAACTAATTTGACAAATTCAGTAAAACCAGAAAACATGCCTACAACATTGTCAGATACATG CATTGACCTAACAGATGACACACCAGTTGTTAAGGAGCAAACGTCTGCTGCAGCTAATCCTCCTACACTGGAAAAAGAAGATGAAAGCCACATTACTCTTCTAACCTGGAACGTTGATGGAATTGACCAATCCAACCTTGGAGAGAGGGCTCGGGGTGTTTGTTCTTATTTAGCACT GTACAGTCCGGATGTAATATTTTTACAAGAGGTTATTCCTCCATATTATGAGTACCTGAAGAAACGAGCGGTCAGTTACACAATCATTACAG GAAATGAAGATGGTTATTTTACTGCTATAATGTTGAAGAAATCAAGAGTAAAGCTGATAAGTCATGAAATTGTTCCATTCCCAAGTACAGTTATGATGAGAAATTTACTGGTAGCAAAT GTTAATATCTGTGGACACAATATTTGCCTCATGACTTCCCATCTAGAGAGCACTAAAGAGTACTCAAAGGAACGTATGAAACAGCTGCGCATTGTACTGAAGAAGATCCAGGAAGTTCCTCCTTCAACTACTGTCATATTTGGTGGAGATACAAACCTGAGGGACAAGGAG GTTGAGCAAATTGGAGGCTTGCCAGATAACACTTTGGACATTTGGGAGTTTTTGGGGAAACCTGAACGCTGTCGATATACATGGGACACAAAGATCAATAACAATCTGCGCCTTCCATACGCTAGCAGACTGCGATTTGACCGTATCTTTTATCGGACTGCAGTAGATGGGAGCCAAGTTGTACCTCAGTCTCTGGATTTAATTGGAACCGAAAAGCTGGACTGTGGAAGGTTTCCTAGTGATCACTGGGGTCTCTTTTGTGATTTTGATGTGATCCTGTAA